A region of Anguilla rostrata isolate EN2019 chromosome 10, ASM1855537v3, whole genome shotgun sequence DNA encodes the following proteins:
- the LOC135264683 gene encoding eosinophil peroxidase-like — protein sequence MHCGCLKHEHTHTHSAQASESLTPRKDLKSSEMRGFLGLLVSAMCLCLLGQAFAEESLGSRYILDAVEEAKRLVDEAYKYSRETSLDRVRRNTVSAANRLRLMKQPFGETRSAVRAADYMENALRLIQENVHAHGRYRRSLNATDLLTADELNTLARLTGCSARVQPPSCRTTAQINKYRTATNVCNNRKNPRLGASNTPLARWLPPRYQDGVSLPVAWDRELEVNGRVLPLVREVSNRILKTANEDVVSDNMYTHLVTIFGQWTDHDLTLTPTSPSIRSFSNGINCEESCDRAEPCFPIKIPDTDPRHSQAACMPFHRSAPGCGTGNTGFVFGAGNVRQQMNTLTAYLDAGQVYGSTDAQALSLRDLTNDGGLLRVNERYRDAGGREHLPFGTMPANMCATRNAILNTTGLEEVPCFVAGDARVIENIALGSVHTLFLREHNRLARALLQLNPHWSSETLYQEARKIMGAYFQVITFRDYLFYIVGPDYMERYLPAYPGYDENVDPSIANVFATAAFRFAHMAIQPFIFRLDENYSENPAHPSVLLHKAFFTPWRLLFEGGVDPLLRGLVGQRAKLNVQDKLMHEELRNKLFQFSSKLALDLASLNMQRGRDHGLPGYNAWRGFCGLSRPQNEEELAEVMNNTVMARKLIELYGTPENIDVWMGGVAEPFVHGGRVGPLFACIIATQFQKIRQGDRLWWQKEGVFTSQQRASLTRTSLARIICDNSGVTEVPINPFLYRPRGAGYARCEDIPAFDLTPWQENQAPPPKPAPGPRGPPGPPGPQGPAGPAGPPGPPGPPSNSISSHSAFAVRLGYNSPSPNQKIVFRESIYNEQGHYSTKTGVFTCVVPGLYMFDFHVTLHENAGSVDLRRNGELMFHSSTSRTDGYITASGGTMIPLRKGDKVWLQANLGGNGLTADSYFLGHLLY from the exons atgcactGTGGATGCCtcaaacacgaacacacacacacacacagcgcacaggcTTCGGAATCTCTTACGCCGAGGAAAGATCTCAAGTCTTCAG aaatgaggGGTTTTCTAGGTCTGCTGGTGTCCGCTATGTGCCTGTGTCTGCTGGGCCAGGCTTTTGCAG AAGAGAGCTTGGGAAGCAGATACATTCTGGATGCAGTAGAGGAGGCAAAAAGGCTGGTTGACGAGGCCTACAAATATTCCAGAGAAAC gagccTGGACAGGGTGCGGAGGAACACGGTGAGCGCGGCTAACAGGCTGCGGCTGATGAAGCAGCCGTTCGGCGAGACCAGGTCGGCGGTGCGCGCGGCGGACTACATGGAGAACGCGCTGAGGCTCATCCAGGAGAACGTGCACGCTCACGGACGCTACAGGCGCTCCCTCAACGCCACGG ATCTTCTGACTGCAGACGAGCTGAACACTCTAGCCCGCCTGACCGGCTGCTCTGCGAGGGTCCAGCCCCCCTCCTGCCGCACTACCGCACAGATCAACAAGTACAGGACGGCCACCAACGTCTGCAACAACCG AAAAAACCCCCGCCTGGGAGCCTCCAACACCCCGCTCGCCCGCTGGCTGCCCCCACGGTACCAGGATGGCGTCTCCCTGCCCGTTGCGTGGGACAGAGAGCTGGAAGTCAACGGAAGAGTGCTCCCGCTG GTAAGGGAGGTGTCTAACCGCATCCTGAAAACGGCCAATGAGGATGTAGTGAGCGACAACATGTACACCCACTTGGTGACCATCTTCGGCCAGTGGACGGACCACGACCTGACCCTGACGCCCACGTCCCCCAGCATCCGCTCCTTCAGCAACGGCATCAACTGCGAGGAGTCCTGCGACCGCGCCGAGCCCTGTTTCCCCATCAAG ATCCCGGACACGGACCCGCGCCACAGCCAGGCCGCCTGCATGCCCTTCCACCGCTCGGCCCCGGGCTGCGGGACGGGCAACACGGGCTTCGTCTTCGGCGCGGGCAACGTGCGGCAGCAGATGAACACGCTGACGGCCTACCTGGACGCGGGGCAGGTGTACGGCTCCACCGACGCGCAGGCCCTGAGCCTGCGGGACCTGACCAACGACGGCGGCCTGCTGCGTGTCAACGAGCGCTACAGGGACGCCGGCGGGCGCGAGCACCTGCCCTTCGGCACCATGCCCGCCAACATGTGCGCCACGCGCAACGCCATCCTCAACACCACCGGCCTGGAGGAGGTGCCCTGCTTCGTGGCAG GCGACGCCCGTGTGATCGAGAATATCGCCCTGGGGTCCGTCCACACGCTGTTCCTGCGCGAACACAACCGCCTGGCGCgcgccctgctgcagctcaacCCGCACTGGAGCAGCGAGACCCTGTACCAGGAGGCCCGCAAAATCATGGGTGCCTACTTCCAG GTGATCACATTCCGGGACTACCTGTTCTACATCGTGGGGCCGGACTACATGGAGCGATACCTGCCCGCTTACCCCGGCTACGACGAGAACGTGGACCCCAGCATCGCCAACGTCTTCGCCACCGCCGCCTTCCGATTCGCCCACATGGCCATCCAGCCCTTCATCTTCAGGCTCGACGAGAACTACAGCGAAAACCCAGCGCACCCCAGTGTGCTGCTGCACAAGGCCTTCTTCACCCCCTGGCGGCTCCTTTTTGAAG gtggtgTGGACCCCTTGCTCCGGGGCCTGGTGGGCCAGAGGGCCAAGCTCAACGTGCAGGACAAGCTGATGCACGAGGAACTGAGGAACAAGCTCTTCCAATTTAGCAGCAAACTGGCCCTAGACCTGGCCTCTTTGAACATGCAGCGGGGCCGGGACCATGGTCTGCCAG GGTACAACGCATGGCGCGGGTTCTGTGGCCTGTCCCGGCCGCAGAACGAGGAAGAGCTGGCGGAGGTGATGAACAACACGGTCATGGCCCGCAAGCTGATCGAGCTGTACGGGACGCCCGAAAACATCGACGTGTGGATGGGGGGCGTCGCAGAGCCCTTCGTGCACGGAGGCCGCGTGGGACCCCTCTTCGCCTGCATCATCGCCACCCAGTTCCAGAAGATCCGCCAGGGAGACAG GCTGTGGTGGCAGAAGGAGGGCGTGTTCACCAGCCAGCAGCGCGCCTCCCTCACCCGCACGTCCCTCGCCCGCATCATCTGCGACAACAGCGGCGTCACCGAGGTCCCCATCAACCCCTTCCTGTACCGGCCTCGCGGGGCCGGCTACGCGCGCTGCGAGGACATCCCGGCGTTCGACCTGACCCCCTGGCAGGAGAACC AGGCACCACCACCTAAGCCAGCCCCTGGACCGAGAGGACCACCTGGACCACCAG GTCCACAAGGGCCAGCTGGACCTGcgggcccccccggcccccctggcccccccagCAACAGCATCAGCAGCCATTCGGCCTTCGCAGTGCGGCTGGGGTACAACAGCCCCAGCCCCAACCAGAAGATCGTCTTCCGCGAATCCATCTACAACGAGCAGGGCCACTACAGCACCAAGACGGGCGTCTTCACCTGCGTGGTGCCCGGCCTCTACATGTTCGACTTCCACGTCACGCTGCACGAGAACGCGGGCAGCGTCGACCTGCGCCGCAACGGGGAGCTGATGTTCCACTCCTCCACCTCCCGGACCGACGGCTACATCACCGCGTCCGGCGGCACCATGATCCCCCTGCGCAAGGGCGACAAGGTGTGGCTGCAGGCCAACCTCGGGGGCAACGGGCTCACCGCCGACAGCTACTTCCTTGGGCACCTGCTCTACTAG
- the LOC135264685 gene encoding prosaposin-like isoform X1, producing MTASGFVLVALLASQSAVLARVLLEPTQARLDSTKLSATQDGCKDCTQIVELFDDLISKAKTQELIENTLDSLCARLSGDEAKDACRKKAQQYLPIALRFLAKFLKPGQVCTFLGLCGSQSEGKEVELLTNHIADGDMTSVAPFRGTHPEVQLSPQCTFCLFLVKKLESMLGTEKTEDAVVKLLNEVCAILPHSFRAQCEGFIAKYAKQLIEFLLSSAAPHTVCMWLHLCLVQELPLVEMPPLSPCDSCQTLTALSRIHLGSNLTEHGASSFLESVCELHPHAVPKCQVFTQRYGSRLQRILGKQEDALDMCEREDLCAAGSEAMMLGGNHCTWGRDYVCANMKTALECDSVLFCQKFMWN from the exons ATGACCGCTTCAGGGTTTGTGCTGGTCGCCTTGCTCGCATCTCAGAGTGCAG ttctggccagGGTCCTGTTGGAGCCGACGCAGGCGAGGTTGGACAGCACCAAGTTGTCTGCT ACCCAGGACGGCTGCAAGGACTGCACTCAGATCGTGGAGCTTTTCGACGACCTGATCTCCAAAGCGAAGACTCAG GAGTTGATCGAGAACACCCTGGATAGCCTTTGTGCCCGCTTGTCCGGAGACGAAGCCAAGGACGCCTGTAGGAAAAAAGCGCAACAGTACCTGCCGATAGCCCTCCGCTTCCTGGCGAAGTTCCTC AAGCCTGGTCAAGTGTGTACGTTCTTGGGACTGTGCGGCAGCCAATCGGAGGGCAAGGAGGTAGAGctcctgaccaatcacatcGCTGATGGTGACATGACTAGTGTGGCCCCTTTTAGGGGCACACATCcggag GTACAGCTGTCCCCTCAGTGCACGTTCTGCCTGTTTCTCGTCAAGAAGCTGGAGAGCATGTTGGGGACGGAGAAGACAGAG GACGCCGTAGTGAAGCTGCTGAACGAGGTGTGCGCCATCCTGCCCCACAGCTTCCGGGCCCAGTGCGAGGGCTTCATCGCCAAGTACGCCAAGCAGCTGATCGAATTCCTGCTGTCCTCCGCCGCTCCCCACACCGTCTGCATGTGGCTCCACCTCTGCCTGGTGCAGGAGCTGCCCCTCGTGG AGATGCCCCCCCTCTCGCCGTGCGACTCCTGCCAGACCCTGACGGCGCTGTCCCGGATTCACCTGGGCTCCAACCTCACCGAACACGGGGCGTCCTCTTTCCTGGAGTCCGTCTGCGAGCTGCACCCCCACGCCGTCCCAAAG TGCCAGGTCTTCACCCAGCGCTACGGCTCCAGGctgcagaggattctgggaaaacaGGAGGATGCCCTGGACATGTGTGAG CGGGAGGACCTGTGCGCGGCGGGAAGCGAGGCGATGATGCTGGGCGGAAACCACTGCACCTGGGGGCGCGACTACGTGTGCGCAAACATGAAGACGGCTCTGGAGTGCGAC AGTGTACTGTTCTGCCAGAAATTTATGTGGAACTAG
- the LOC135264685 gene encoding prosaposin-like isoform X2, protein MTASGFVLVALLASQSAVLARVLLEPTQARLDSTKLSATQDGCKDCTQIVELFDDLISKAKTQKPGQVCTFLGLCGSQSEGKEVELLTNHIADGDMTSVAPFRGTHPEVQLSPQCTFCLFLVKKLESMLGTEKTEDAVVKLLNEVCAILPHSFRAQCEGFIAKYAKQLIEFLLSSAAPHTVCMWLHLCLVQELPLVEMPPLSPCDSCQTLTALSRIHLGSNLTEHGASSFLESVCELHPHAVPKCQVFTQRYGSRLQRILGKQEDALDMCEREDLCAAGSEAMMLGGNHCTWGRDYVCANMKTALECDSVLFCQKFMWN, encoded by the exons ATGACCGCTTCAGGGTTTGTGCTGGTCGCCTTGCTCGCATCTCAGAGTGCAG ttctggccagGGTCCTGTTGGAGCCGACGCAGGCGAGGTTGGACAGCACCAAGTTGTCTGCT ACCCAGGACGGCTGCAAGGACTGCACTCAGATCGTGGAGCTTTTCGACGACCTGATCTCCAAAGCGAAGACTCAG AAGCCTGGTCAAGTGTGTACGTTCTTGGGACTGTGCGGCAGCCAATCGGAGGGCAAGGAGGTAGAGctcctgaccaatcacatcGCTGATGGTGACATGACTAGTGTGGCCCCTTTTAGGGGCACACATCcggag GTACAGCTGTCCCCTCAGTGCACGTTCTGCCTGTTTCTCGTCAAGAAGCTGGAGAGCATGTTGGGGACGGAGAAGACAGAG GACGCCGTAGTGAAGCTGCTGAACGAGGTGTGCGCCATCCTGCCCCACAGCTTCCGGGCCCAGTGCGAGGGCTTCATCGCCAAGTACGCCAAGCAGCTGATCGAATTCCTGCTGTCCTCCGCCGCTCCCCACACCGTCTGCATGTGGCTCCACCTCTGCCTGGTGCAGGAGCTGCCCCTCGTGG AGATGCCCCCCCTCTCGCCGTGCGACTCCTGCCAGACCCTGACGGCGCTGTCCCGGATTCACCTGGGCTCCAACCTCACCGAACACGGGGCGTCCTCTTTCCTGGAGTCCGTCTGCGAGCTGCACCCCCACGCCGTCCCAAAG TGCCAGGTCTTCACCCAGCGCTACGGCTCCAGGctgcagaggattctgggaaaacaGGAGGATGCCCTGGACATGTGTGAG CGGGAGGACCTGTGCGCGGCGGGAAGCGAGGCGATGATGCTGGGCGGAAACCACTGCACCTGGGGGCGCGACTACGTGTGCGCAAACATGAAGACGGCTCTGGAGTGCGAC AGTGTACTGTTCTGCCAGAAATTTATGTGGAACTAG
- the usp39 gene encoding U4/U6.U5 tri-snRNP-associated protein 2 produces MFLLVQRFGELMRKLWNPRNFKAHVSPHEMLQAVVLCSKKNFQITKQGDAVDFLSWFLNALHGALGGTKKKPSCITKVFQGSMRIFSKKLPHPDLPPEEKEALLLKEEYQEEMSESTFLYLTLDLPTAPLYKDEKEQLIIPQVPLFNILGKFNGITEKEYKTYKENFLKKFQLTKLPPYLIFCIKRFTKNNFFVEKNPTIVNFPITNVDLREYLTEEAQVTEKNTTYDLVANVVHDGKPTEGAYRIHVLHHGTGKWYELQDLQVTDILPQMITLSEAYIQIWKRRESEDTDNHTGAGF; encoded by the exons ATGTTCCTGCTGGTGCAGCGTTTCGGGGAGCTGATGCGCAAGCTGTGGAACCCCCGGAACTTCAAGGCCCACGTGTCGCCCCACGAGATGCTGCAGGCCGTGGTGCTGTGCAGCAAGAAGAACTTCCAGATCACCAAGCAGG GGGATGCCGTTGACTTTCTTTCCTGGTTCCTCAACGCTCTGCACGGTGCTCTGGGCGGCACCAAGAAGAAGCCAT cgtGCATCACCAAGGTGTTCCAGGGTTCCATGCGCATCTTCTCCAAGAAGCTGCCCCACCCAGATTTG ccgccggaggagaaggaggcgcTGCTCCTGAAGGAGGAGTACCAGGAGGAGATGTCCGAGTCCACCTTCCTGTacctgacccttgacctcccCACCGCCCCGCTGTACAAGGACGAGAAGGAGCAGCTGATCATCCCCCAGGTTCCGCTCTTCAACATCCTGGGAAAGTTCAACGGCATCACGGAGAAG GAGTACAAGACCTACAAAGAGAACTTCCTCAAGAAGTTCCAGCTGACCAAACTTCCCCCGTATCTTATCTTCTGCATCAAGAGATTCACCAAAAACAACttctttgtggaaaaaaaccccaccatCGTCAACTTTCCCATCAC GAACGTGGACCTGCGTGAGTACCTGACGGAAGAGGCACAGGTGACAGAAAAGAACACGACCTATGACCTGGTGGCCAAcgtggtgcatgatgggaagccGACGGAGGGGGCGTACAGGATTCACGTTCTGCATCAT GGAACTGGGAAGTGGTATGAGCTCCAGGACCTGCAGGTGACGGACATCCTGCCCCAGATGATCACGCTGTCTGAGGCCTACATTCAG atttggaagaggagagagagcgaagacACTGACAACCACACGGGGGCGGGATTTTAA